In Oncorhynchus nerka isolate Pitt River linkage group LG26, Oner_Uvic_2.0, whole genome shotgun sequence, one DNA window encodes the following:
- the cdipt gene encoding CDP-diacylglycerol--inositol 3-phosphatidyltransferase produces the protein MAEENIFLFVPNLIGYARIVLALLAFYLMPCCPVPAVFFYLLSALLDAFDGHAARALNQGTKFGAMLDMLTDRCATMCLLVNLALLYPSYTFLFQISMSLDIASHWLHLHSSMMKGSTSHKAIDLSGNPILRLYYTSRPVLFVMCMGNELFFCLLYVSYYIEEPHVWLQWLLGVCAVVCVLKSAISVLHLITASRNMAAIDVSDRERERSKAE, from the exons ATGGCCGAGGAAAACATCTTCCTTTTCGTTCCGAATTTGATCG GCTATGCCCGCATCGTGCTGGCTCTGCTTGCCTTCTACCTGATGCCATGCTGTCCCGTACCAGCTGTGTTCTTCTACCTGCTCAGTGCCCTCCTGGATGCCTTTGATGGGCACGCCGCCCGCGCCCTCAACCAAG GCACTAAGTTTGGTGCGATGCTGGACATGTTGACAGACCGCTGTGCCACCATGTGTCTCCTGGTCAACCTGGCTCTGCTTTACCCCTCCTACACCTTCCTCTTCCAGATCAGCATGAGCCTGGACATCGCCAGCCACTGGCTGCACCTGCACAG ctcaATGATGAAGGGATCCACCAGCCACAAGGCCATTGATCTATCTGGAAACCCCATTCTTCGCCTCTACTACACTTCCCGT CCGGTGCTGTTTGTCATGTGTATGGGGAACGAGCTCTTCTTCTGCCTGCTCTACGTCTCCTACTACATTGAGGAACCCCATG TGTGGCTGCAGTGGCTGCTTGGTGTCTGTGCCGTGGTGTGTGTGCTGAAGTCTGCCATCAGCGTTCTGCACCTGATCACTGCCTCCAGGAACATGGCTGCCATCGACGTGTCCGACCGTGAGCGGGAGAGGAGCAAGGCcgagtga